Proteins found in one Vallitalea guaymasensis genomic segment:
- a CDS encoding ribosomal-processing cysteine protease Prp yields MKNLKFLVISVIIVLVLVSCNQNKPQYCVQVKENELNIVDYKDSEGVKAIFFYDKNKILYKFIVYGSTDYGEYGEDIIASAISALSINTVNSISEYTSVKFENQSSELYGKPYLDCCVNTFESNEEKDQYILLVKSLLLGLTSIEEEYGSEYLEVIEVY; encoded by the coding sequence ATGAAGAACTTGAAATTTCTAGTTATATCAGTAATCATAGTTTTAGTACTTGTAAGTTGTAATCAAAATAAGCCTCAATATTGTGTGCAAGTAAAAGAGAATGAATTAAATATAGTTGACTATAAAGATTCTGAAGGGGTCAAGGCTATATTCTTCTATGATAAAAATAAAATACTATATAAATTCATTGTTTACGGGTCAACTGATTATGGTGAATACGGTGAAGATATTATTGCATCAGCTATATCTGCATTGAGCATTAATACAGTAAATTCTATTTCAGAATATACAAGTGTAAAATTTGAGAATCAAAGTTCTGAATTATATGGTAAACCCTATTTAGATTGTTGTGTTAATACTTTTGAGAGTAATGAAGAAAAAGATCAATACATTTTATTAGTCAAATCTTTGCTTTTGGGATTAACTAGTATTGAAGAGGAATATGGGAGTGAGTATTTAGAGGTTATAGAAGTTTATTAA
- a CDS encoding nucleoside/nucleotide kinase family protein produces the protein MNENKYVIAISGISGSGKSTLTKKIAKLLDNSTFIMFDDYQEKTSYPNEMFTGNGKELDLNKLESNCFFNDLDELLDDKNIINPKSREIKTAEYIIIDWNFGRSHDRVRKHVDQVFFVDVPFDIALSRKILRNIEVDLKNNKPHEKIDIIKSNLNMYLDGFRSANIKIYEKVKSESDIILDGNKTINELTDEIMGKLEKLKG, from the coding sequence ATGAATGAAAATAAGTATGTAATTGCAATAAGTGGTATTTCTGGTTCTGGCAAAAGTACGTTAACAAAGAAGATTGCAAAATTATTAGATAACTCTACATTCATTATGTTTGATGATTATCAAGAAAAAACATCTTATCCAAACGAGATGTTTACTGGGAATGGAAAAGAATTAGACCTTAATAAATTGGAGAGCAATTGTTTCTTTAATGATTTAGATGAATTATTGGACGATAAAAATATTATTAATCCTAAAAGTAGAGAGATAAAAACGGCAGAATATATTATTATAGATTGGAATTTTGGAAGGTCTCACGACAGAGTAAGGAAACATGTTGACCAAGTATTCTTTGTTGATGTACCTTTTGATATTGCACTATCGAGAAAAATTTTACGAAATATAGAAGTAGATTTAAAGAACAATAAACCTCATGAGAAAATAGATATAATTAAAAGTAATCTCAATATGTATTTAGATGGTTTTAGATCTGCTAATATTAAGATCTATGAAAAAGTTAAAAGTGAGAGTGATATAATACTTGATGGAAATAAAACAATTAATGAATTAACCGATGAAATAATGGGGAAGTTAGAAAAATTAAAAGGGTGA
- a CDS encoding YdbC family protein produces the protein MPNIKYEIKETVGILSENNKGWAKELNLISWNDREPKYDLRDWGPEHEKMGKGVTLSRDELKKLKELLNELDL, from the coding sequence ATGCCAAACATTAAATATGAAATAAAAGAAACAGTAGGTATTTTATCTGAGAATAACAAAGGATGGGCAAAAGAATTAAATTTAATTAGCTGGAATGATAGAGAACCCAAGTATGATTTAAGAGATTGGGGTCCTGAACATGAAAAGATGGGTAAGGGAGTAACTCTTTCTAGAGATGAATTGAAAAAACTTAAAGAGTTACTTAATGAGTTGGATTTATAA
- a CDS encoding mechanosensitive ion channel family protein → MDTIWNYINDNQALIKILWTIIAFVLIMLIIRLINRIIYSTNNENNKYYKARKRVYYFFSTVFIIVCVFLWSDDTANLTTYLGLVSAGVAITLKDLFVNMVAWLFIIIKKPIKAGDRISINEQKGDVIDIRMFQFSLMEISSYENGEQSTGRILIIPNHFIFIHGIVNYDKGFKYIWNEINVLITFESNWEKAKTILTDIGNKHSLHLSEKAARMVEQAKKQYMIHYKNLTPIVYTDVKESGVQLTIRYLCVPRLRRNTINDIWEDILHAFGNEIDIELAYPTMRINYNK, encoded by the coding sequence ATGGATACGATTTGGAATTATATAAATGATAATCAAGCTTTGATAAAAATTTTATGGACCATAATAGCTTTTGTGCTTATTATGTTAATCATTCGATTAATTAATCGTATTATTTATTCAACTAATAATGAAAACAATAAATATTATAAAGCTAGAAAAAGAGTTTACTATTTTTTTAGTACAGTTTTTATTATAGTATGTGTATTTCTTTGGTCAGATGATACAGCTAATCTAACAACCTATTTGGGTCTTGTGTCAGCTGGTGTTGCCATAACATTAAAAGATCTATTTGTAAATATGGTAGCTTGGCTTTTCATAATTATTAAAAAACCTATTAAAGCAGGTGATAGGATTAGTATTAATGAACAAAAAGGAGATGTTATTGATATTAGAATGTTCCAATTCAGCCTAATGGAGATATCTTCTTATGAAAATGGTGAGCAAAGTACAGGAAGAATATTGATTATCCCAAATCACTTTATATTTATACATGGAATAGTAAACTATGATAAAGGATTTAAATATATTTGGAATGAAATTAACGTACTTATCACGTTTGAAAGTAATTGGGAAAAAGCTAAAACAATATTGACTGATATCGGCAATAAACATTCATTGCATTTATCAGAAAAAGCGGCTAGAATGGTAGAACAAGCCAAAAAACAATATATGATTCATTATAAGAATCTCACACCAATTGTGTATACAGATGTTAAAGAAAGTGGAGTACAATTAACAATAAGATATTTGTGTGTGCCACGTCTAAGAAGGAATACTATAAACGATATATGGGAAGATATTCTTCATGCTTTTGGTAACGAAATAGATATTGAATTAGCTTATCCAACAATGAGGATTAATTATAATAAATGA
- a CDS encoding DMT family transporter, producing the protein MAEKERYLPYLAGTGMALIFGFSFLFTKEALSEIDPFHLLAFRFGIAVILLTIMRIAKVIRVEYKGKAIHKLIAIGLTQPVAYFICEIFGIKLTNSSEAGMMIALIPIVVTILAVIFLKEFPSRIQIIFVGLSVIGAIFIIVMKSSEIGSNIMGILLLLLAVLFGSIFNVLSRKFSTDFRPVEMTYTMMWIGAITFNGIAIIQHLMKGEISNYFVPLMNVKVVIAVLYLGILSSVIAFFLINYTLAKIEASRAAVFANLSSVTSIIAGVLIRNEPFYWYQIVGAVMILSGVWGTNYFGSKRNRKRL; encoded by the coding sequence ATGGCAGAGAAAGAGAGATATTTACCATATTTGGCTGGCACAGGAATGGCTTTAATATTTGGATTTTCTTTTTTATTCACGAAAGAAGCACTATCTGAAATTGATCCATTTCATTTACTGGCTTTTAGATTTGGTATAGCAGTAATTTTATTAACAATTATGAGGATAGCTAAAGTAATTAGAGTTGAATATAAAGGAAAAGCGATACATAAACTGATAGCAATTGGATTGACACAACCAGTAGCTTACTTCATATGTGAAATTTTTGGTATTAAGCTAACTAATTCCTCAGAAGCTGGAATGATGATAGCTCTAATACCTATTGTAGTAACAATATTAGCGGTGATATTCTTAAAAGAGTTTCCAAGTAGGATTCAAATAATCTTTGTGGGATTATCCGTTATAGGAGCGATTTTTATTATTGTTATGAAGAGTAGTGAAATTGGTTCTAATATTATGGGGATATTATTACTTTTATTAGCCGTATTATTTGGTTCTATATTTAATGTGTTATCACGAAAATTTTCAACGGACTTCAGACCAGTGGAAATGACTTATACAATGATGTGGATTGGTGCAATAACCTTCAATGGAATTGCTATAATACAACATCTAATGAAAGGTGAAATATCCAATTATTTTGTACCTTTAATGAATGTTAAAGTAGTTATAGCAGTACTGTATTTAGGAATACTATCGTCAGTTATAGCATTCTTTTTAATAAATTATACGTTAGCTAAAATTGAAGCATCTAGAGCTGCTGTTTTCGCAAACCTATCAAGCGTAACATCAATAATTGCTGGAGTGTTAATTAGAAATGAACCATTTTACTGGTATCAGATTGTTGGAGCTGTTATGATTTTATCTGGAGTTTGGGGGACTAATTATTTTGGAAGTAAAAGGAATAGAAAAAGATTATAG
- a CDS encoding GntR family transcriptional regulator produces MINVEISNTSEKPIYQQLFEQISSQIIKGDLKSNYGLPPIRTAAKELRISIITVKKAWEALERQGFIYTITGRGCFVAELTAKEIEDKRDELTHKQMAKDIRYYKELGLSLSEITELVKKHY; encoded by the coding sequence ATGATAAATGTTGAGATATCTAATACATCTGAAAAACCTATCTACCAACAGTTGTTTGAACAAATTAGTTCACAGATCATTAAAGGCGATTTGAAAAGTAACTATGGCCTGCCACCAATAAGAACAGCTGCAAAAGAATTACGAATCAGCATAATTACAGTCAAAAAAGCATGGGAAGCACTTGAACGACAGGGATTTATTTATACTATTACTGGGCGTGGATGCTTTGTTGCAGAATTAACAGCTAAAGAAATAGAAGATAAAAGAGATGAGTTAACACATAAGCAAATGGCAAAAGATATTCGGTACTATAAGGAATTAGGTCTTTCGTTATCAGAGATAACTGAATTGGTTAAAAAACACTATTAA
- a CDS encoding ABC-2 transporter permease — MNNLLYKDFKLGISPFFYFLPVLTGALMLIPGWLYFIVLMYFCFITIPNIFATYKTQNDLMLSIMMPVTKKNIVKSRMLSVITLELLHIIIAVFYAIINKNLYNSATYIFLEPNIAFFGLVFIMFALFNIIFFPMFYKTAYKYGAPAIVSNAAIIIFASVVELLALFNPSINMYLKGPDANSIYLQMGILGGGVIIFIISAIIAYKISVKRFGKVDI, encoded by the coding sequence ATGAATAATTTACTGTATAAAGACTTTAAATTGGGAATTAGTCCTTTTTTCTACTTTTTGCCAGTGTTAACAGGTGCGTTGATGCTTATCCCAGGATGGCTGTATTTCATTGTACTTATGTATTTTTGTTTTATAACCATACCTAATATATTTGCAACATATAAGACTCAAAATGATCTCATGCTATCAATTATGATGCCTGTGACTAAAAAGAATATAGTTAAATCTAGAATGCTATCAGTAATTACATTAGAGCTACTCCACATTATAATTGCAGTTTTCTATGCAATCATTAATAAAAATCTATATAATAGCGCAACATATATATTCCTTGAACCTAACATTGCATTCTTTGGGCTTGTATTCATCATGTTTGCATTGTTCAATATAATATTCTTTCCAATGTTCTATAAAACGGCTTATAAATACGGTGCCCCTGCGATTGTATCAAATGCTGCTATTATAATATTTGCATCAGTAGTAGAACTACTTGCTCTGTTTAATCCAAGTATAAATATGTATCTAAAAGGACCTGATGCAAATAGTATATATTTACAAATGGGTATTCTTGGTGGAGGGGTTATAATATTTATCATATCAGCAATAATAGCATATAAAATATCAGTTAAGAGATTTGGTAAGGTAGACATATGA